The Rhodococcus sp. B50 DNA window CCGGCTGTCCGGACGACGTTCCAGCTTGCCTGTAGACGGTGACGTGCCTGTCACGATGTCGAGTCGTCGCTGGCTCGGGAGGATGATCAAGCGGTCGGTGAGCTCGATCGTGGGCGATCCCGCTCGACGAAGCCTGGTTGTCCCCCGTTCAGATGAAAACGCGAAAGTTAAGTAACGAAGAATTCGGGCTGGGCGACGATGGAGCAGTAGCGCAACTTCGAAGGGGAACCTACATGTGAGCATTCAATGGTTGATCGGGCTGTGGACGCGAGCAGGCGCTGTGCGCCGACAAGAGTGCGGTGAGCAGTCGAGCGGTAATTCCTGTGGCCACAGTGGCTACGGTGGCCTGAACGGGTCTTTTCTCAGAAATCCAAATTCGATGGATTGAATCGAGTCTAAGAGCCGGTTGCACACATTTGGGATTTCAGCTGCCGTATCGGCACAGTGAAGGCAGCCTTAAGCCTAAAAGCAGCGCTACATAAACCGGCAACCTTATTTTCAAGTCTACGATTTTGTGGAATTCGTATGTCAATTAGCGAACCGAGCACGGGATTGATCCGCACGTCGAATGAGACTTTCCAAAGGATTACTAATGATAGCGATTTTTCCGATTCTAGGGCAGAGCAACGCTGTAGGGGCTGCTCTCGACGGACACAAAGTGAGCCATCCGAGAGTGTATCAATGGTCCGGGGGAGCCATCGTTCCAGCGGCGGAGCCGCTCGCCCATCTACCTCCGGTCGGTTTTGGATTCGGAACCACATTTGGGGCGCTTTATGCAGAGAAGTATCCGGCTCGCCAGGTGGTTTTGGTGCCCTGCGCACGATCAGGCTCAACGTTGCGTCCCAGCCGCAACCACGAGAGATTTGTATGGGAATCCGGTTGGCGGCCGCCTCCTGGTGGCGCAAACATGCTCGAACTAGCGGTTCAGCGAACCACCGATGCCCTCGCCGCCGTGGGAAAGGAGGGGCATGTCGCTGGTTACCTGTGGCATCACGGCGAAACGGACGGTCTCACCGGCATCTCGCGGGGTGAGTATGCTCGTCGGCTTCGTGCAGTAATTGTCACAATGCGGCGGGTCGCGGACGCACCGTTCATTATGGCGCAGATGGTTCCCGAGGGGATCGTTGATGTACCCGGCCGAATCGAGACTCACC harbors:
- a CDS encoding sialate O-acetylesterase, whose protein sequence is MIAIFPILGQSNAVGAALDGHKVSHPRVYQWSGGAIVPAAEPLAHLPPVGFGFGTTFGALYAEKYPARQVVLVPCARSGSTLRPSRNHERFVWESGWRPPPGGANMLELAVQRTTDALAAVGKEGHVAGYLWHHGETDGLTGISRGEYARRLRAVIVTMRRVADAPFIMAQMVPEGIVDVPGRIETHHATLEVANSTPRAAFVYSPRNSFRWYKGKPDTTHFNAAGQVEIAHRLLNMLCRLEGTATDDERGRNPDLGPELRRRALHERLARRIRRVSLRP